The Archangium primigenium genomic interval ACCGCTCGCGCGCCTGTCGCGATCCTTCGCGGCGGCGAGCGTGGGCGCGCTCGGGGTGCTCGCCCTGGTGGCGCTCGTCACCGCGCGGGGCCTCGCCCGGCCCCTGCGGCGGCTCATGGACTCGGCCTTGCGCATCGGGCGGGGAGATCTGACCACGCCCGTGCCCCCCGAGCCCACGCGGGAGATTGGCGTGCTCGCGCGCGAGCTGGAGGTGATGCGCGGCGCCCTGGAGAGCCGGGACCGGCAGCTCAAGCTCATGCTGGCGGGCGTGGCCCACGAGGTGCGCAACCCCCTCGGGGGCATCTCCCTCTTCTCCGGTCTGCTCGCCGAGGACCTGGCCGCGGGCGCGCTCCAGGACGCGGGCGGCCACGTGACGCGCATCCAGCACGAGGCCGCCTATCTGCAGCGCATCGTGGAGGACTTCCTCGCCTTCGCCCGCGAGCAGCCCGTGTCTCGCGCGCCCGTGGCCGCGCTGGCGCTCCTGCGCGAGGCGAGTGACCTGCTCGCCGCGGATGCCGCGGCGCGGCACGTGGAGGTGGTGGTGGTGGCGGACGCGGCGATGCTGGAGGCCGATGGCAGCCTGCTGACCGCGGCGGTGGTGAACCTGGTGAAGAACGCGGTGCAGGCCTCGGCACCCGGTGGCCGCGTCCAGGTGACGGGGCGGGACGCGGGCCCGAGCTACCGCATCCAGGTGCGGGATGAGGGCGCGGGCATTCCCGAGGCCGAGCGCGAGCGCGTCTTCGAGCCCTTCTTCACCACGCGGGAGAAGGGCACCGGCCTGGGCCTGCCCCTGTCGCGGAAGATCGCCCGGGCCCACGGGGGGGAGCTGAGTCTCCTGATTACGCCGGGCGGAACGACCTTCGAGCTCGCCCTGCCCCTCGGGTCCCAGGCCCCTCGTCCCGTGGACGGACGACCGGCCGGGCCTTCCCCGGGGATGCCTCCCGTCCAAGGGAAATGAACCCCCTCGGCCGCCTTGTTGCGCGGACGACACCGCTGGCATCGCCTCCAGGATGGCGTACCCTGCTCCGGGTTAAGCAGGAGCATCCAGGGGGGCCGCCGACGGCGCATGGAGGACGTCTCGGGCAGGTGCTCCCCCGTTCTCAGTGAAGGAGTCCGCGACGTGTCCCGCCCTCTCGATGGAGATGTCACCGCGCAGCGGCCCCTGCGCGCTCCCATGGGCGGCGCGGCGCCGGAGCAGCGGCTCGACACCGAGCGCGACCAGTTCCGCCTGCTCGCCGAGGCCCTGCCGCAGATGGTCTGGACGGCCCGTCCCGACGGGGTGCAGGACTACCTCAACCACCGCTGGTTCGAGTACACGGGCTTGTCGCCAGAGGAGTGCCAGGGGGACGCCTGGATGCGCGCGTTCCATCCGGACGACCTGCCCGAGTACGACGCGCGCTGGCGCCACAGCCTGGCCACGGGCGAGTCCCTGGAGGTGGAGCAGCGCTGCCGCCGCCTGGATGGCGTGTGGCGCTGGTTCCTCGTGCGCGCCATCCCGGTGCGGGATGCCCAGGGCCGCGTGCTGCGCTGGTTCGGCACCTGCACCGACATCGACGATCAGAAGCGCACCTCCGACATCCACAGCTTCCTCGCCGAGGCGAGCTCCCTGCTGGCGCTCACGCTGGACCCGGAGGAGGCGCTGCGGCACTTCACCCGGCTGGCGGTGCCCCGGCTGGCGGACTGGTGCACCGTGGACCTGGTGGGGCCGGAGGAGCGCGTGGAGCGCTCGGCGGTGACCCACGCGGACCCCACGCGCGAGGCCCTGGTCTGGGAGCTGGCGCGCCGCTCGCCGGTGGACCTGGGCAACGCCACGCACGGCACCGGGTACGTCATCCGCACGGGCGAGCCGGAGCTGCTGGAGACCATCACCGACGCCATGCTCTCCAGCCTGGCCAAGGACCCCGAGGAGTTCCAGCTGCTGTCGGAGGTGGGGCTGTGTTCGAGCATGACGGTGCCCATGGTGGTGCACGGCCGGACCCTGGGCGCCATCACGCTCGCCCAGTCCCAGCCCCACCGCGCCTTCTCCGCCGCGGACCTTCCCCTGGCCGAGGAGTTCGCGCGGCGCGCGGCGCTCGCCCTGGACAACACGCGCATGTACCGCGCGAGCCAGGACGCGGTGAGCCGCGCCCAGCACGAGCGGCACCAGGCCGAACAGGCCCGGGCCATGCTCGACACCCTGCTGGACGCGGCCCCCGCGGGCATCGCGCTGTTCGACCGGCTCCTGTGCTTCGTGCGCGTCAACCGCGCCCTGCGTGACCTCAACCGCCCCCCCGGGGATGGACCCGACACCGCCCTCACCGGCGCCGTGTCCACCGAGGGCCCGGGCGCGGCGCTCGTCGTCCAGTCGCTCGTCAAGGCGCTGGAGACGGGGGAGACCCAGACGGTGGAGTCCACCACGCGGCTGCCCTCGGGCGAGGAGCGCGCGTGGCTGGCGCGCTACGCGCCCGTGCGCTCGGCGGAGGGCAGCACCCTGGGCGTGGCCACCGTGGTGCTGGACATCACCGAGCGCAAGCAGGCCGAGGCCGAGCGCGAGCGGCTCATCGGCGCGCTCGAGCGCAGCAACCAGGAGCTGGACCAGTTCGCCTACGTGGCCAGCCACGACCTGAAGGCCCCCTTGCGCGGCATCGCCAACCTGTCGCAGTGGATCGAGGACGACCTGCAGGGGGTGATGACCGGCGAGACGCGCGAGCAGATGGGGCTGTTGCGCGGGCGGGTCCAGCGCATGGAGTCGCTCATCAACGGCATCCTCGACTACAGCCGCGCGGGCCGGATGCGCGGGCGGCCCGAGCGCGTGGACGTGGGCCGGCTCGTCGCCGAGTGCGTGGAGCTGCTCGATCCCCCCGAGGGCACGCAGGTGGAGCTTCCCGCGGGCCTGCCCGTGCTCCAGCGCGCCGAGCGCGTGCCCTTGCAGCAGGTGTTCCTCAACCTGTTGGGCAACGCCTTCAAGCACGCCACCCACGCCGACGCCCGCGTGCGCGTGGGCGTGCGCGCGGCGGGAGACTTCTGGGAGTTCTCCGTGTGCGACAACGGCCCCGGCATCGCGCCCGAGTACCATGAGCGCATCTGGGGCATCTTCCAGACGCTGCGCGCGCGCGACGAGGTGGAGAGCACCGGCATCGGCCTGTCCGTGGTGAAGAAGAGCGTGGAGGCGCGCGGTGGCCGCGCCTGGCTGGAGTCCACGCCGGGCCAGGGCGCCACCTTCTTCTTCACCTGGCCCCACATGTCCGCGGATGAAGGCCGATGAACCTCCCCCCCAAGCGGCTCAACATCCTCCTGGTGGAGGATGACTCGGTGGACGTGATGCACGTGCAGCGCGCCTTCAAGAAGAGCAACATCCAGAGCGTGCTGCACCTGGCACAGGACGGCCAGCAGGCCCTGGAGATGCTGCGCGAGGGACAGGTGCCCGCCAACAACCGGCTCATCCTGCTGGACCTCAACATGCCCCGGATGAATGGCCTGGAGTTCCTGAGCGCCATCCGCTCCGACCCCGCGCTCAGCAGCACGCCCGTCGTGGTGCTCACCACCTCCAACGACGACCGGGACCGGGTGCAGAGCTACGCCCACCATGTCGCCGGCTACCTGCTCAAACCCGTCACCTCTCCGGCTTTCGTGGAGTTGATGGCCGCGCTCAACGCATACTGGACGCGGGTGGAGCTGCCGTGAAGCCCGAGGAGCACATGGAGGATCAACGGCTGCGCCTGCTGGTGGCGGACGACGACGCGGTGGACCGGCTCGCGGTGCGGCGCGCCCTGCTCAAGGCGGGCGTCAGCGCGCAGCTCGTCGAGGTGGAGGACGGCTCGGCCGCGCTCGCCGCGCTGCTGCGCGAGCCCTTCGACTGCGCCCTGCTCGACTTCCAGATGCCGGGCCGCGACGGGCTCCAGGTGCTGCGCGAGGCGCGCGCCGCCCTGGTGGAGACGCCCATCATCATGCTCACCGGCCAGGGCGACGAGCAGACGGCCGTGGAGCTCATGAAGGCGGGCGCCACGGACTACCTGGGCAAGTCCGCGCTCACCGCCGAGCGGCTCGCGCACATCCTGCGCCAGGCCATGCGGCTGCACGAGGCCCAGCAGCAGTTCCGCACCCTCGCGGAGGTGCTGCCGCACACCATCTGGGCGAGCCGCCCCGACGGGCAGATGGACTACGTGAGCCGCCGTGGCCTGGACACCCTGGACGTGCCCCCGGGCGAGCCCTCGCGGTGGATGGAGGCGGTGCACCCGGATGACCAGCCGCGGCTCTTGGAGCACTGGCGGCACAGCCTGGCCACCGGCGAGCCCTTCGAGGTGGAGGCCCGCCTGAGGGGGCCCGAGGGCCAGGACCACTGGCACCTCTTGCGCGCCCAGCCCCTGCGCGACGCGCGCGGCCGGGTGCTGCGCTGGTTCGGCACCAACGCGAACATCGACGGCCAGCGCCGGGCCCAGGAGCGCATCTCCCGGCTCCAGGCCGTCACCGCCGCCCTCTCCGAGGCCCCCTCGCCCCGGCAGGTGCTCGACGTCATCATCACCCAGGGCCAGGCGGCGCTGGATGCCCAGGCGGGCGCGGTGTGGCTCATGGCCGAGGACGCGCCCGCGCTCGAGGCCGTGGGACCCGGCGCGCGCGAGCTGTCGCGGGGCCTGGAGCACATCCCCCTGGATGCCCCCGTGGCCGTGGCCGAGGCGGTGAACCAGGACCGGCTCGTCACCTACTCCACCCGCGAGGAGCGCGACCACCGCTACCCGGGGCTCGCCCGGCAGGGGCTGCCCTTCGAGGCCTCGGCGGTGATGCCGCTGCGCGGCAGCCGGGGCGTCATGGGCGCCCTGGTGGTGAACTTCACCCGCCGGCGCGTGCTCCAACCCGACGAGCAGGACTTCTTCCTCGCCCTGGCGCGGCAGGGCGCGCAGGCGCTGGAGCGCGCCCGGCTCTACGAGTCCGCCCAGCAGGCGCGCGCCGCCGCCGAGGCGAGTGAGACCCAACTGCGCCACGTGCTCGCCGAGCGCGAGCGCATGGAGGCCACGCTCCAGGAGCGCGACGAGCGGCTGCGCGCGGCCCTGTGGGCCAGTGGCACCGGCACCCTGCGCTGGGACCTGCGCACCGGCGGCCTGGAGTGGGACGAGAACCTGGACCAGCTCTTCGGGCTGCCCCCGGGCCGCACCGTGCAGACGATCGACGAGTTCCTCGCCCTGGTGCACCCCGAGGAGCGCGAGGAGGCGCGCCGCCGCACCCGCGCGTGCGCCACCGAGGGCGCGGACTTCGAGATGGACTTCCGCGTGATGTGGCCGGACGAGCGCGTGCACTGGCTGAGCAGCAAGGGCAAGACGTTCGTGGACGCCCACGGCCGCCCGCTCTACATGACGGGCGCGTGCGTGGACATCACGGTGCAGAAGCAGCAGGAGGCCGAGGCGCGCCAGCTCGCCGAGTTCGAGCGGCAGATCCTCGGCATCGTGAGCCACGACCTGCGCAACCCCCTGAGCGTCATCCGCATCTCCGCCTCCACGCTGCTCGCGCGCACGGGCCTGGACGAGCGCCAGAGCAAGAGCCTCACGCGCATCATCACCGCCACGGACCGCTCCACCCGCCTCATCCGCGACCTGCTGGACTTCAGCCAGGCGCGGCTCGGCGGCGGCATCCCCGTGGACCGCAAGCGCGCGGACCTCTTCGAGGTGACCCGGGGCGTGGTGGAG includes:
- a CDS encoding PAS domain-containing protein, producing MKPEEHMEDQRLRLLVADDDAVDRLAVRRALLKAGVSAQLVEVEDGSAALAALLREPFDCALLDFQMPGRDGLQVLREARAALVETPIIMLTGQGDEQTAVELMKAGATDYLGKSALTAERLAHILRQAMRLHEAQQQFRTLAEVLPHTIWASRPDGQMDYVSRRGLDTLDVPPGEPSRWMEAVHPDDQPRLLEHWRHSLATGEPFEVEARLRGPEGQDHWHLLRAQPLRDARGRVLRWFGTNANIDGQRRAQERISRLQAVTAALSEAPSPRQVLDVIITQGQAALDAQAGAVWLMAEDAPALEAVGPGARELSRGLEHIPLDAPVAVAEAVNQDRLVTYSTREERDHRYPGLARQGLPFEASAVMPLRGSRGVMGALVVNFTRRRVLQPDEQDFFLALARQGAQALERARLYESAQQARAAAEASETQLRHVLAERERMEATLQERDERLRAALWASGTGTLRWDLRTGGLEWDENLDQLFGLPPGRTVQTIDEFLALVHPEEREEARRRTRACATEGADFEMDFRVMWPDERVHWLSSKGKTFVDAHGRPLYMTGACVDITVQKQQEAEARQLAEFERQILGIVSHDLRNPLSVIRISASTLLARTGLDERQSKSLTRIITATDRSTRLIRDLLDFSQARLGGGIPVDRKRADLFEVTRGVVEEFAASHPERPLDFSQEGDGHGEWDGDRLAQVLGNLVGNAIQHSPPGSMVRVRCAGEPSTVLVEIHNEGSPIDPASLPDLFEPFRRGRQAGNGAGSVGLGLYITRQLVLAHGGRIRVTSLEGEGTRFAVRLPRHPVPPPAPGK
- a CDS encoding response regulator → MNLPPKRLNILLVEDDSVDVMHVQRAFKKSNIQSVLHLAQDGQQALEMLREGQVPANNRLILLDLNMPRMNGLEFLSAIRSDPALSSTPVVVLTTSNDDRDRVQSYAHHVAGYLLKPVTSPAFVELMAALNAYWTRVELP
- a CDS encoding sensor histidine kinase, whose translation is MRWLPRVKDTLGSLSARLLGAFLVPTLLFLALTGTAVYALARSILEDELGTSLSALAAATAAQVNGERMLTLEPGDDVTETRTWRNLVRQLTDVRDASGLRRVFLVDTAGRVRVDVGGGLPVGAEAPELARDRLELSRVFAGQRAASQVLFQGSDGLLYKTGYAPVRREGQVVGAVAVEGSAAFFGPLARLSRSFAAASVGALGVLALVALVTARGLARPLRRLMDSALRIGRGDLTTPVPPEPTREIGVLARELEVMRGALESRDRQLKLMLAGVAHEVRNPLGGISLFSGLLAEDLAAGALQDAGGHVTRIQHEAAYLQRIVEDFLAFAREQPVSRAPVAALALLREASDLLAADAAARHVEVVVVADAAMLEADGSLLTAAVVNLVKNAVQASAPGGRVQVTGRDAGPSYRIQVRDEGAGIPEAERERVFEPFFTTREKGTGLGLPLSRKIARAHGGELSLLITPGGTTFELALPLGSQAPRPVDGRPAGPSPGMPPVQGK
- a CDS encoding PAS domain-containing protein; protein product: MSRPLDGDVTAQRPLRAPMGGAAPEQRLDTERDQFRLLAEALPQMVWTARPDGVQDYLNHRWFEYTGLSPEECQGDAWMRAFHPDDLPEYDARWRHSLATGESLEVEQRCRRLDGVWRWFLVRAIPVRDAQGRVLRWFGTCTDIDDQKRTSDIHSFLAEASSLLALTLDPEEALRHFTRLAVPRLADWCTVDLVGPEERVERSAVTHADPTREALVWELARRSPVDLGNATHGTGYVIRTGEPELLETITDAMLSSLAKDPEEFQLLSEVGLCSSMTVPMVVHGRTLGAITLAQSQPHRAFSAADLPLAEEFARRAALALDNTRMYRASQDAVSRAQHERHQAEQARAMLDTLLDAAPAGIALFDRLLCFVRVNRALRDLNRPPGDGPDTALTGAVSTEGPGAALVVQSLVKALETGETQTVESTTRLPSGEERAWLARYAPVRSAEGSTLGVATVVLDITERKQAEAERERLIGALERSNQELDQFAYVASHDLKAPLRGIANLSQWIEDDLQGVMTGETREQMGLLRGRVQRMESLINGILDYSRAGRMRGRPERVDVGRLVAECVELLDPPEGTQVELPAGLPVLQRAERVPLQQVFLNLLGNAFKHATHADARVRVGVRAAGDFWEFSVCDNGPGIAPEYHERIWGIFQTLRARDEVESTGIGLSVVKKSVEARGGRAWLESTPGQGATFFFTWPHMSADEGR